In Negativicoccus succinicivorans, the sequence TTCACGGCAAACTTTGGGAAACAACGCAACTCCCCGGGACTTTTGCGCCCTCGGTGGCGAATTATATCAAAGCGCTGGCGCATATGAATATGGCGGAAAAACGATTGCCCTTAGATGGCAGTTGCACTTTTGAAACCGGTAACAGGAAATATGATTTACGTATTTCTTCGTTACCGGTTTTTTATGGTGAAAAAATAGTGATTAGAATTTTAGGTAATCCGCTATTTGTGCCGCAACTGGAAAGGCTCGGCCTGTTGCCGGCGGCGCAGTCGCTGTTGGTTCGCGAATTGCGACGCAGCGCGGGACTGATCGTGGTTGCCGGCGCCACCGGAACGGGCAAAAGCACCACGCTGGCGGCGGCACTCGCCTTTTTGAATGACAGCGCGCGCAATTTGGTCTCGATTGAAGATCCGATTGAATATCATTTGCCCGGCGTGAATCAAGTGCAAGTGAATGAACAAAGCGGACTCACATTCGCCAAAGGACTGCGCAGTATTTTGCGCCAAGATCCCGATGTGATCGCCGTTGGCGAAATTCGCGATCGTGAAACGGCGGAAATCGCGATTCGCGCGGCACTGACAGGTCACCTGGTGTTGTCCTCGATGCACGCCAATACGGCGGCGGAAATACCGTTGCGTTTTGTGGAAATGGGAATCGCGCCGTATCTTGTGGCGGCGTCGCTGACGCTGGTGATTTCGCAACGTTTGCTGCGTCTTTTATGTCCCGCGTGCAAACAACCTTACCGTGGCGTTACGCCATGGGTTGAGGAGAGTGCCGATAACGCTTTATTTACGCGCGGCGGTTGCGAGCAATGCCACGCGACCGGCTATGCCGGACGGACAGGTATTTTTGAAATGTTGCCGCTGGATGAGCGCATTAAAAATCAACTGGCGTTGCCGGAAGGTGTTTCCGGGTTACGTTCGTTGTGCGGCAGTTTGACGCGCTTTCCGCTCGCGGAGCAGGTTCGTGAGATGATCGAGAAAGGCGAGGTAGGTGTAGAGGAGGCGGCTTTTTTTGCGAGTTAATTGGCAGGCGGATTGGTTGGCTCAGGCGTTACAACGCCAGGCGAGTGATATTCACCTGACTCCGGGAGAGCCGATTTATTATCGGCGGGAAGGACGACTGGAAAACAGCGGAGATATCATCAGCGAAGCGGTGTGGGATGCCTGGTGCGCTCATTTTTTAACAGCAGATGAGCAAACCAGCCTGCGTTCCGAACGTCATCTTGATATTGTTTGCCGTGAAAATCGACCGCTGCGCTTTTCTTTCTTTTTCGCCGGTGGCAAACTTTGCGCCGGCGTGCGAATTTTGTACGGTTTGGACGATTTACCGGCGGATCCCGATCCGGCGCTTTTGGCGGATGCCGCCGCGTTAAATGAGGGCTTGGTGCTGATCGGCGGCGCGACCGGCAGCGGCAAAACGACGGCGTTATTGCATGTTTTGGCGCAAATGAATGAACGGTTTTCGCGGCATGTGATTACGCTGGAAGATCCGCCGGAATTATATTTACCCGCCGGCCGTTGTCTGATTCGTCAACGCGCTGTCGGCACGGACGTGGCGGATTTCACGAGCGGCGTGTGGGAAGCGTTACGAGCGGATCCGGATGTGTTGGTCATCGGTGAATTGCGTCATCCGGAGACGATTCACGCGGCGTTGACGGCGGCGGAGACCGGTCACCTCGTGTTGGCTACCGTACACAGCGCAACACTGCCCGCCATGATCGGGCGGATGGTGCACGCGTTCCCCGCGGCGGCGCAAACGCAAGTGCGGTACCAAATCGCTGCGACATTGCGGCTGGCTGTCGCGCAGCGTCTGCTTCCGGTCGGCGCGCGCCGCGTATTATTGCGTTCGTACGCGTGGTGGACGCCGGCTTTGTCACGTTTGGTGCGTGACGGCAAAGAGGCGCAATTGAACGGTTATTTACAAACGGGCGGTGTGCAGGCGCAAACATTTGCGCAGGCGCTGCAACGCGCGCGGCAAATGCTTTCCGCCGACGAAAAAGACGATCTTGAGGAGCAATGGCGGCAATGCAGCGATACCACTATATAGCATTGGATGAGGCGCAACATTTGCGGCGCACGGGCTGGATTGAAAGCGCTTCTGAAGACGACGCGGCGGCGTTGCTGCGGGCGCGTTCCTGGTATGTGGTTCGTTTGCGCCGCGGCAATGCGTGGGAACAAATTTCGCAACGAAAACTCGGGGCGCGCACCTTGGCGCTTTTTACCCAACAGTGGGCGACATTGTTGCGCGCCGGGATTGACGTGTTGACGGCGCTGCGCTTGCTGAGTGAAACGGGTCCGCCCCGCTTGCAACAAGCGTTAACCGATGTCAGCGCGGCGGTGGAGACGGGTGACACGTTGCGGCAAGCCTTGCAAACGGCGCGCGCTTTCCCGCCGCTACTGATCGCGCTGGTGGAAGCGGGCGAAGCGGCCGGCGTGCTGGCGGAGAATTTAACATACGCTTCGCTTTATTATCGCAATCAGTTAAAACTGCAGCGTTTGCGTCGGGAGGCGTACAGCTATCCGTTGCTGGTGATGCTTGCGGGATTATTAGTCGGCGGGATTTCCGTGATTTGGATTTTGCCGACTTTTGCGAACCTGTTCGCCGATCTCGGCGCGCAGCCGTCGGCGGTGACGCAAACGGTACTAACGACGGCGCAATGGTTTCATTCCCATGTGCTTTTGATCGCGCTCGCGCTGTTTCTGGTTTTGGGTGTGATCGTCGCGCTGGCCATGACGCCGACCGGACGAATGGTTGTCGCGCGCCAAGCGGATCGTTTTACTTTATTTCGCGCGCCTATGTACGCGCGCATGGCGCAGGTGCAGGCGCTTTTGTTAAAAAGCGGTTTGGATCTTGCGGAGACATTGCGTCTGACGGCGGCGGTGACTAATCCGCTATACCGGGAACGCTTGCTTACCGCTCGCACCGCCGTGCGCAACGGTCGCGCGTTGGAGACGGCGCTGCAAGCGGCGGACATCACCGCGCCGGTGTATCTTCACATGGTGCGCGTGGGCACGGAAAGCGGACGTTTGGAGGAACTCTTGGCGGAGACAGCCGCGTATTACGAAGAGGAAAGCGCGCGCAGCTGGGAACAGTTGAAAACATGGTTGGGCCCGGTGCTTTTGTTGGCGACGGGATTGTGGGTAGGATTTTTAATGTACAGCATTTTACTGCCGATTATCGATGTGGTAACGGCTCCGATGTAGAAAGGATGATTTCCATGCAAAGAACGAAACAACGCAAACATGCCGGTTTTACTTTGATCGAATTGTTAATTGTAATTGCCATCATCGGGATTTTGGCGACGGTTGTTATACCGAAGTTCGGCGGCGCGGCGGATCGCGCCAAAGTGGCGAAGATTCAAGCGGATTTGCACAGTGTCGGAACGGCGGTGGCGATGTACCAGGTGGACACGGGCAAATACCCGAGTTCCCTGGACGAATTGGTAAATACGACCGACGCGGGCAAAGGGTACTTGGAAGCGGTTCCGAAAGCGCCGGATGATGAAAGCTACGACACGAGCAAACTGGCGACGAAGGGAGAAGTCACGTATAGCTATAAAGGCACGACATACTCCTCGCACGGCGGACCGAGCGGCAAATGACGCTGACCGCGGTCGGCGTTTTGCTGTGGCCCTGTCTCGCGGGACCCTGCATATGGCGTTGGGCGGAAGCGTATCGAAGGCGTTATGCCGCGG encodes:
- a CDS encoding GspE/PulE family protein, yielding MTAQEMATPKTAVHALLTQAVADGASDVHFEPQENELRVRFRIHGKLWETTQLPGTFAPSVANYIKALAHMNMAEKRLPLDGSCTFETGNRKYDLRISSLPVFYGEKIVIRILGNPLFVPQLERLGLLPAAQSLLVRELRRSAGLIVVAGATGTGKSTTLAAALAFLNDSARNLVSIEDPIEYHLPGVNQVQVNEQSGLTFAKGLRSILRQDPDVIAVGEIRDRETAEIAIRAALTGHLVLSSMHANTAAEIPLRFVEMGIAPYLVAASLTLVISQRLLRLLCPACKQPYRGVTPWVEESADNALFTRGGCEQCHATGYAGRTGIFEMLPLDERIKNQLALPEGVSGLRSLCGSLTRFPLAEQVREMIEKGEVGVEEAAFFAS
- a CDS encoding type IV pilus twitching motility protein PilT, whose product is MRVNWQADWLAQALQRQASDIHLTPGEPIYYRREGRLENSGDIISEAVWDAWCAHFLTADEQTSLRSERHLDIVCRENRPLRFSFFFAGGKLCAGVRILYGLDDLPADPDPALLADAAALNEGLVLIGGATGSGKTTALLHVLAQMNERFSRHVITLEDPPELYLPAGRCLIRQRAVGTDVADFTSGVWEALRADPDVLVIGELRHPETIHAALTAAETGHLVLATVHSATLPAMIGRMVHAFPAAAQTQVRYQIAATLRLAVAQRLLPVGARRVLLRSYAWWTPALSRLVRDGKEAQLNGYLQTGGVQAQTFAQALQRARQMLSADEKDDLEEQWRQCSDTTI
- a CDS encoding type II secretion system F family protein, which encodes MAAMQRYHYIALDEAQHLRRTGWIESASEDDAAALLRARSWYVVRLRRGNAWEQISQRKLGARTLALFTQQWATLLRAGIDVLTALRLLSETGPPRLQQALTDVSAAVETGDTLRQALQTARAFPPLLIALVEAGEAAGVLAENLTYASLYYRNQLKLQRLRREAYSYPLLVMLAGLLVGGISVIWILPTFANLFADLGAQPSAVTQTVLTTAQWFHSHVLLIALALFLVLGVIVALAMTPTGRMVVARQADRFTLFRAPMYARMAQVQALLLKSGLDLAETLRLTAAVTNPLYRERLLTARTAVRNGRALETALQAADITAPVYLHMVRVGTESGRLEELLAETAAYYEEESARSWEQLKTWLGPVLLLATGLWVGFLMYSILLPIIDVVTAPM
- a CDS encoding type II secretion system protein, whose protein sequence is MQRTKQRKHAGFTLIELLIVIAIIGILATVVIPKFGGAADRAKVAKIQADLHSVGTAVAMYQVDTGKYPSSLDELVNTTDAGKGYLEAVPKAPDDESYDTSKLATKGEVTYSYKGTTYSSHGGPSGK